A stretch of the Balneolales bacterium ANBcel1 genome encodes the following:
- a CDS encoding TIGR00341 family protein: MSSVEKRYTLIYDSGEEAFVHDTLKPMLADMIGHSKVFKGDAVPEVQPEEQLILYLGDHQIKKLLPGLIESKAVIAVLPHPDAFRICAITGTGSDVGKAVEHLKSDAVAREIDLLYCNERPIFSSVVVGSNFLLTTSKFYMSIGLWKRIRILFGSFLKLRPFRLEITKKDGSVLKAAVSGIVAVPYRTYSWLSRLIPGTSFHNDGMFHILMISPRSIMELMRNAVRSLWKMQQFPAFGAHIRTDKLTLSGSGDELTFTEDGDNRTATEISLETRKKQIRIIPGEQMEVPEGTPETNEIFRTGSLPLGEAARELTERKLPLIRRATTEEFRDLFEVLRGNAQVKGTYLMLMVLSTILATFGLFADSAPVVIGAMILAPLMAPIISLSMATLRQEKKLILGSIYTILAGLGLSFAFAVAITWVTPIHTPNSEIMARTSPNLLDLGIAVTSGVAGAYAHAREEVAKTLAGVAIAVALVPPLAVAGIGLGWMDWNVFSGATLLLLTNLAGMVLAGSVTFLLLGYSPFRLATKGVFVSLAAVVIFSIPLYLGFQHMIFERNVIRALDGWQAEQVTLRDVRIQGMRPLTLSVTMVADEPLDKEQLAGIKQQIEAELNREVELEIVMALRN, translated from the coding sequence ATGAGTTCTGTAGAGAAGCGCTACACACTGATATATGACTCCGGTGAGGAGGCTTTTGTCCATGATACACTGAAACCGATGCTTGCGGATATGATCGGACATAGCAAAGTGTTCAAGGGAGATGCGGTACCGGAGGTACAACCGGAGGAGCAACTGATCCTGTACCTGGGCGATCATCAGATAAAAAAACTGCTACCCGGTTTAATCGAATCAAAGGCGGTGATTGCGGTTTTGCCACACCCCGACGCTTTTCGTATTTGTGCGATCACCGGAACAGGTTCCGATGTTGGAAAAGCGGTGGAGCATCTTAAAAGTGATGCCGTGGCAAGGGAGATAGACCTGCTTTATTGCAATGAAAGGCCGATATTCAGCAGTGTGGTTGTCGGAAGTAACTTCCTGCTGACCACCAGCAAGTTTTACATGTCGATTGGTCTCTGGAAGCGAATACGGATATTGTTCGGCAGCTTTCTAAAGTTGCGGCCGTTCCGGCTGGAAATAACAAAAAAGGACGGTAGTGTGTTGAAGGCGGCTGTTTCGGGTATTGTTGCCGTGCCATACAGAACATATTCCTGGCTGTCACGCCTTATACCCGGCACTTCGTTTCACAATGATGGCATGTTCCATATACTGATGATCAGCCCCAGAAGTATCATGGAGCTGATGAGGAATGCCGTTCGCTCCCTTTGGAAGATGCAACAGTTTCCCGCATTTGGTGCGCATATCAGAACGGACAAGCTTACTCTATCCGGATCAGGAGATGAACTGACGTTTACCGAAGATGGTGACAACCGGACGGCCACCGAAATATCGCTTGAAACCAGAAAAAAACAGATCCGTATTATTCCCGGAGAGCAAATGGAAGTGCCGGAAGGAACTCCCGAAACGAATGAAATATTCAGGACGGGATCACTTCCACTGGGTGAGGCTGCAAGGGAACTGACCGAGCGCAAGCTTCCACTGATTCGGCGCGCAACAACGGAGGAGTTCAGGGATCTGTTTGAAGTATTACGGGGTAACGCGCAGGTCAAAGGTACCTATCTGATGCTCATGGTCCTCTCCACGATTCTGGCAACGTTTGGCCTGTTTGCAGACTCTGCGCCTGTGGTTATCGGGGCGATGATTCTGGCCCCCCTTATGGCACCGATTATCTCGCTGAGTATGGCAACCCTGCGACAGGAGAAAAAGCTGATTCTCGGGAGTATCTATACCATTCTGGCGGGACTTGGGCTCTCCTTTGCATTTGCCGTAGCCATCACCTGGGTCACACCGATTCATACACCAAACTCGGAAATCATGGCCCGCACAAGTCCGAACCTGCTGGACCTGGGCATCGCGGTTACCTCTGGAGTGGCCGGTGCTTATGCGCATGCACGCGAAGAGGTTGCAAAGACACTGGCAGGTGTGGCAATTGCGGTTGCGCTGGTTCCGCCACTCGCCGTTGCCGGAATAGGTCTGGGGTGGATGGACTGGAATGTCTTTTCCGGAGCAACACTCCTGCTGCTCACCAACCTGGCAGGGATGGTCCTCGCGGGTTCGGTCACTTTCCTGCTACTTGGGTACAGTCCTTTTCGGCTTGCGACAAAAGGGGTGTTTGTCTCATTAGCGGCGGTGGTCATCTTCAGCATTCCGCTGTACCTCGGGTTTCAGCATATGATTTTTGAGCGCAATGTGATCCGTGCTCTGGACGGGTGGCAGGCGGAGCAGGTTACACTGCGGGATGTTCGCATTCAGGGTATGAGACCGCTGACCCTGTCAGTCACGATGGTGGCTGACGAGCCCCTCGACAAGGAGCAATTAGCAGGCATTAAACAGCAGATCGAAGCAGAGCTGAACCGGGAGGTGGAGCTGGAGATTGTGATGGCACTGCGCAACTAG
- a CDS encoding helix-turn-helix domain-containing protein produces MNQLKSRAVQYKARIAIDILLENVESIPNVQVWADKARMSRRWLCRSIRMAYGKSPKEILREVKFEKVVCLILDQGLEAGCYSVGIDSGFKSASGLSKFLSAYHNVTFTELKNVIIAEGKHLNFHWLKKYPKQKQTSQMGNSFSLWI; encoded by the coding sequence ATGAATCAACTCAAGAGTAGAGCAGTGCAATACAAGGCAAGAATAGCAATTGATATTTTGCTCGAAAATGTTGAATCGATACCGAACGTTCAAGTCTGGGCGGATAAGGCCCGAATGTCGCGGAGATGGCTCTGTAGATCGATTAGAATGGCCTATGGAAAATCACCAAAAGAAATATTGAGAGAAGTGAAATTTGAAAAGGTGGTTTGCCTAATCCTGGATCAGGGGTTGGAAGCCGGCTGCTATTCCGTTGGCATTGATTCCGGATTCAAAAGCGCATCGGGATTGTCAAAGTTTTTATCAGCTTACCATAATGTGACTTTCACTGAGTTGAAAAACGTGATAATTGCTGAAGGAAAACACCTGAATTTTCACTGGCTGAAAAAGTACCCAAAACAGAAACAAACTTCTCAAATGGGAAACAGTTTCAGCTTGTGGATTTAG
- a CDS encoding peptidase domain-containing ABC transporter, producing the protein MKALEKLWIRQHDQSDCGVACLASVIRYYGGEAGLEKLREESGTTISGTTLLGLFQAAPKFGLIAEPYEADIPNLKEQTDPCILHIVTENHLQHFVVYFGFDGDYFLISDPAEGVKKWREEELEAVWKSKALLLLKKGDDFATNDATKREKWGWIRNLAEEDIPILGVAVAIGLFIAALGLTTAIFTQKLIDEFLPDEDTLKLFVGLGLLTFLLLVRNGLSWMRELFLIRQSRDFNNRMIQSFYGSLLRLPMPFFHNRKTGDLIARMNDTRRLQSTITYLIGDVIIDVLLVITAAVFIMYYSVFLGLFILLSLPVFYLLTWKFHAPIRDGQKEVMKAHALNESNYVDTIQGIAAIKESNRERFFSSVTKQVYGHFQNTIFDLGKVGIRFSFWADTATVVFVAGVFAWGSVMVLNGDILLGALIAVIQMSGQLIPSANRLALTNLQIQEARVAFDRMYEFASLKSEYNLNGRQAEVEEFEFDALDIRNLSFRFPGRSPLLKEVSLNVKKGEVVGILGESGCGKTTILHILKRFYQEESGDLVVNHSKNLSDIPVPVWRGCVASVPQEIKIFNAPLIQNISLGDITKPEDIEKVIAFCNKSGLGAFFESFPQGYATLLGEEGVNISGGQKQLVALARALYQKPQLLLLDEPTSAMDRETEKTVLDLLTNARDQMAVMMVTHRVQSIKYADRIYILENGIIDSQGSPRSLLQTDNLYSRAVRDV; encoded by the coding sequence ATGAAAGCTCTTGAAAAGCTGTGGATCCGGCAGCATGATCAATCCGACTGCGGGGTAGCCTGCCTGGCGTCTGTCATCCGATACTATGGAGGCGAAGCAGGCCTTGAAAAACTTCGGGAAGAGAGCGGCACCACCATATCAGGAACAACACTTCTGGGCCTGTTTCAGGCGGCGCCCAAATTCGGCCTGATCGCCGAGCCGTATGAAGCCGATATTCCCAATTTGAAAGAACAGACCGACCCCTGCATACTGCATATTGTCACGGAAAACCACCTGCAACACTTTGTGGTATATTTTGGATTTGATGGAGATTACTTTTTAATCAGTGATCCTGCAGAGGGCGTAAAAAAGTGGCGTGAAGAAGAACTGGAAGCCGTCTGGAAGTCGAAAGCCCTGCTTCTACTAAAGAAAGGCGATGATTTTGCAACAAACGATGCTACAAAGAGAGAGAAATGGGGGTGGATCAGGAATCTCGCCGAAGAGGATATTCCGATCCTGGGTGTTGCGGTAGCCATCGGACTTTTTATTGCCGCACTGGGCCTTACAACTGCCATCTTTACCCAAAAGCTGATTGATGAATTTCTGCCGGACGAAGACACGCTCAAACTTTTTGTTGGTCTTGGCCTGCTCACCTTTTTGCTACTTGTACGAAACGGGCTGTCCTGGATGCGTGAGCTTTTTCTCATCCGCCAAAGCCGTGATTTCAACAACCGGATGATCCAGTCATTTTACGGATCCCTTTTGCGGTTGCCCATGCCGTTTTTCCACAACAGAAAAACCGGAGACCTCATTGCCAGAATGAACGACACGCGCCGGCTGCAGAGTACCATCACTTATCTCATAGGCGATGTAATTATTGATGTACTGCTGGTTATCACAGCCGCTGTGTTCATCATGTACTATTCCGTTTTTCTTGGGCTGTTTATACTGCTCTCCCTGCCCGTTTTCTATCTGTTAACCTGGAAGTTTCACGCACCCATCCGGGATGGACAGAAAGAGGTAATGAAAGCCCACGCACTCAATGAGAGCAATTATGTGGATACGATTCAGGGCATCGCCGCCATTAAGGAAAGCAACCGGGAACGCTTCTTTTCAAGCGTAACCAAACAGGTGTACGGCCACTTTCAAAACACCATATTTGACTTGGGAAAAGTCGGCATCCGATTCTCTTTCTGGGCGGATACGGCAACTGTTGTATTTGTTGCCGGGGTGTTTGCCTGGGGTTCAGTGATGGTACTTAACGGCGACATACTTCTTGGGGCGCTAATTGCTGTCATTCAAATGAGCGGCCAGCTTATTCCTTCGGCGAACCGTCTGGCACTGACCAATCTTCAAATTCAGGAGGCAAGAGTGGCCTTCGACCGGATGTACGAGTTTGCGTCATTGAAATCAGAATATAATCTCAATGGCAGACAGGCAGAGGTTGAAGAATTTGAATTCGATGCACTGGACATCCGTAATCTGTCTTTCAGGTTTCCGGGAAGGAGCCCGTTGCTGAAGGAAGTATCACTGAATGTAAAAAAAGGGGAGGTAGTGGGTATTCTCGGCGAAAGCGGGTGTGGCAAAACCACTATCCTTCACATATTGAAACGGTTTTATCAGGAAGAATCAGGTGATCTTGTCGTCAATCACTCAAAGAACCTTTCCGATATCCCGGTTCCAGTCTGGAGGGGCTGTGTTGCTTCGGTTCCCCAGGAGATCAAAATTTTCAATGCCCCATTGATACAAAACATCAGCCTGGGTGATATCACAAAACCGGAAGATATTGAAAAGGTCATCGCGTTTTGTAACAAAAGCGGCCTTGGAGCTTTCTTTGAATCCTTTCCCCAGGGTTATGCCACGTTACTGGGAGAGGAGGGTGTGAACATCTCCGGCGGGCAAAAGCAGTTGGTAGCCTTGGCCAGAGCGCTTTACCAAAAACCACAGTTGCTGCTTTTGGATGAGCCCACTTCCGCCATGGATCGTGAAACAGAAAAAACGGTTTTGGATCTTCTAACCAATGCAAGAGATCAAATGGCTGTGATGATGGTAACCCATCGCGTTCAGAGTATAAAATATGCGGACCGAATCTATATTCTGGAAAACGGCATAATTGATTCCCAGGGCAGTCCGCGAAGCTTGCTTCAGACCGACAATCTTTATTCCCGGGCTGTCAGGGATGTTTAG
- a CDS encoding DMT family transporter: MKHINVVFVGVAALCWGLSGGIGGILTAEGWDPIVVSFFRGATGFLFVLLWLALRPGNSGLANRKLWFWSTVAGIGVAGNFAFYFISIAEGSVAIAATLMYCAPVFVYVVSFALKLESADLFKWGAIAMVLLGVAMLTGIYDVDAQDVTTLAIGAGLLSGLSYAVFIFGFKYAAPHGSPQAILVIAFAVLTIILAFLGDSGQIQEVPRSPGLPLFVLLGVIGAGVSFIIYIIGLKHTAPAVASVLAMVEPVTASLFGVVLLGESLASLQMLGMGLILITVTGLSMKSGTRMA; encoded by the coding sequence ATGAAACATATCAATGTGGTGTTTGTCGGAGTTGCCGCATTATGCTGGGGGCTGTCAGGCGGGATCGGCGGCATTCTCACAGCGGAAGGGTGGGATCCGATTGTAGTATCGTTCTTCCGGGGCGCAACTGGTTTCCTGTTCGTACTACTCTGGCTGGCATTGCGTCCGGGGAACAGCGGATTGGCAAATCGCAAGCTATGGTTTTGGTCAACGGTAGCCGGTATCGGGGTCGCCGGTAATTTCGCGTTTTATTTCATCAGTATCGCGGAGGGCAGTGTGGCGATTGCGGCAACTCTGATGTATTGCGCGCCGGTTTTCGTTTATGTTGTCTCTTTTGCACTCAAACTGGAAAGCGCCGATCTGTTCAAATGGGGTGCTATTGCAATGGTGTTGCTTGGTGTAGCCATGCTTACCGGTATATACGATGTTGATGCGCAAGATGTGACAACACTGGCCATAGGCGCCGGCCTGCTTTCCGGCCTGTCCTATGCGGTGTTTATTTTCGGTTTCAAATACGCGGCACCCCACGGCAGTCCGCAGGCGATTCTCGTGATTGCGTTTGCCGTGCTGACAATCATCCTCGCTTTTCTGGGTGATTCCGGTCAGATTCAGGAAGTGCCGAGATCTCCGGGGTTGCCTTTGTTCGTGTTACTGGGAGTGATTGGTGCCGGCGTGTCGTTTATTATCTACATCATCGGATTAAAGCATACTGCACCGGCGGTGGCTTCTGTTTTGGCGATGGTTGAGCCGGTCACCGCTTCACTGTTTGGGGTAGTGCTTCTGGGTGAAAGCCTGGCCAGCCTGCAAATGCTCGGAATGGGCCTGATCCTTATCACCGTAACAGGATTGAGCATGAAATCGGGAACTCGCATGGCATAA
- a CDS encoding TlpA disulfide reductase family protein produces the protein MRRYIAIFTFLLLAGFGVLYAISTEAPAGDAADTNTILQEAEFTDLNGNALTMADFQGKTVLIDIWETWCTPCIRSMPTLQKLMDDYPDDFIVLAVSPGYMDSPEDVRQFVDNNDYDFQFVFGQDFSNALQVQSLPYKVYVNPSGEYVTTVLGSHGPEADYEKTREIIEQHL, from the coding sequence ATGCGACGATATATCGCTATTTTCACATTCCTGCTTCTGGCTGGATTCGGCGTCTTATATGCGATCTCCACAGAAGCACCTGCGGGTGATGCCGCCGACACCAACACGATCCTTCAGGAGGCAGAATTCACCGACCTGAACGGCAACGCACTGACCATGGCTGATTTTCAAGGCAAAACCGTGTTGATCGACATATGGGAAACCTGGTGCACTCCCTGCATCCGAAGCATGCCGACGCTTCAAAAACTAATGGATGATTATCCGGATGATTTCATTGTGTTGGCTGTTTCTCCGGGTTATATGGACTCGCCTGAAGATGTTCGGCAATTTGTCGATAACAATGACTATGATTTCCAGTTTGTCTTCGGGCAGGACTTCAGCAATGCGCTTCAGGTACAAAGTCTGCCCTACAAGGTCTATGTCAACCCGTCCGGAGAGTACGTTACAACCGTACTGGGAAGTCACGGTCCGGAAGCCGATTACGAAAAAACACGGGAAATTATTGAACAGCATCTGTAG
- a CDS encoding histidine kinase dimerization/phosphoacceptor domain -containing protein has protein sequence MGKDYRAAILLVDKHRDFFTRYRKDLENLGYEIVLAETHERSVSIVRSGAEVDLVLIDIHPWDSMSGVRTAELILEKKKLPLIFILENPDPETLELVDRVGSYGFVTRKSSVAEVHSYLKMALRLYQADENARKVLTEHRQIEEALRESEEFLSRSQEVAHVGSWKLDLTGNVLKWSDEVYHIFGFEPQEFEAIYTAFLEFVHPDDRMAVDEAYSRSLREGTDSYEIQHRIVRQSTGEVRHVHERCVHVRDSMGNVIESIGMIQDITEHRRAEERLKENNKRLESLLDITQALNTSLDLDFLMQAIVDGAVRVMNLDSGAIYLLDQGKLCLNATIPALPENFPDQFRYASLADHLHIKEAIDKKRPVIMHDAHSASLTPAEREVIKARNLRSNLFLPIRLRNQVLGVLIISSNKEPYTFQDGDISLLQGFAEKAAQAIENALLFEKNRKHTEKLEQLIEKRKLAEQALEKSLKEKDVLLSEIHHRVKNNMAIISSMISLQSQDFKKNASDQMLQDITVRIKSMAMVHEMVYEHQNFTEINAGKLLKRLVGYLEKIYLSHARNISFEIRTGDIMLDMNKSVPFTLLVSEVVTNAFKHAYTDRRNGRILILLEKHKERQGKFLRLAVEDDGVGLENLEKLNKPVSFGYTIIHGLAGQLGGELAFSTPPQGGLRVEVRFPERRRPAQV, from the coding sequence ATGGGCAAGGATTATCGCGCCGCCATTTTGCTAGTGGATAAGCACCGAGATTTTTTCACCAGGTACAGGAAGGATCTTGAGAATCTGGGATATGAAATTGTGTTGGCGGAAACACACGAGCGGTCTGTGAGCATTGTCCGTTCCGGAGCGGAAGTAGACCTGGTTTTGATAGACATTCATCCCTGGGACAGTATGAGCGGAGTGAGGACCGCTGAGCTGATTCTGGAAAAAAAGAAATTGCCGCTCATATTCATTCTGGAAAATCCCGATCCGGAAACCCTGGAATTGGTCGATCGAGTAGGCTCTTATGGTTTTGTGACAAGAAAGAGCAGTGTGGCGGAAGTTCATTCCTATCTCAAAATGGCCTTGCGGCTGTATCAGGCGGATGAAAATGCGCGAAAGGTACTCACCGAGCACAGACAGATAGAGGAGGCGCTCAGGGAAAGCGAAGAGTTTCTGTCGAGATCCCAGGAGGTAGCCCATGTAGGGAGCTGGAAGCTGGATTTGACCGGAAACGTGCTGAAGTGGTCTGACGAGGTTTATCACATTTTCGGCTTCGAACCGCAGGAGTTCGAGGCTATCTACACTGCATTTCTTGAATTTGTTCACCCGGATGACCGGATGGCGGTCGATGAAGCGTACTCCCGTTCTCTGAGGGAAGGAACCGACAGCTATGAGATTCAGCATCGTATTGTTCGGCAAAGCACGGGTGAAGTTCGCCATGTACATGAGCGTTGTGTACACGTGCGTGACAGCATGGGTAACGTGATTGAATCCATCGGCATGATTCAGGATATCACCGAGCACAGGCGGGCGGAGGAGCGGCTGAAAGAGAACAACAAGCGGCTTGAATCCCTGCTTGATATCACACAGGCTTTGAACACCTCGCTGGATCTTGACTTTCTGATGCAGGCGATTGTTGACGGCGCGGTACGGGTAATGAACCTGGATAGTGGTGCCATATATCTGCTGGACCAGGGAAAGCTGTGTCTGAATGCGACCATCCCGGCTCTTCCGGAAAACTTTCCGGATCAATTTCGCTATGCTTCGCTGGCGGACCATCTTCACATTAAGGAAGCCATCGACAAGAAGCGGCCTGTCATTATGCACGATGCTCATTCTGCATCACTTACACCGGCTGAAAGAGAGGTCATAAAGGCAAGGAACCTGCGCTCAAATCTTTTTTTGCCGATCCGGCTCCGCAACCAGGTGCTCGGTGTTTTGATAATCTCATCCAACAAGGAACCCTACACGTTTCAGGATGGAGATATTTCTCTGTTGCAAGGGTTTGCGGAAAAGGCTGCACAGGCGATCGAGAATGCGCTGCTGTTTGAAAAAAACAGAAAGCATACGGAAAAGCTGGAGCAGTTGATTGAAAAACGCAAGCTTGCCGAGCAAGCCCTGGAGAAATCCCTTAAAGAGAAAGACGTTTTGCTCTCGGAAATACATCATAGGGTCAAGAACAACATGGCCATCATTTCCAGCATGATATCTCTTCAAAGCCAGGATTTTAAGAAGAATGCCTCCGACCAGATGCTGCAGGACATAACCGTTCGGATCAAGTCCATGGCAATGGTCCACGAAATGGTCTATGAGCACCAGAACTTTACCGAAATAAACGCCGGCAAACTTTTAAAACGACTGGTGGGGTACCTGGAAAAGATTTATCTGTCGCATGCCAGGAATATCTCGTTCGAGATCAGGACCGGCGATATTATGCTGGATATGAACAAGTCGGTACCCTTCACTCTGCTGGTCAGTGAGGTGGTGACCAACGCGTTTAAACATGCCTATACCGATCGCCGGAATGGGCGGATATTGATTTTGCTGGAGAAGCACAAGGAGAGGCAGGGGAAATTTCTTCGCCTGGCGGTTGAGGATGACGGGGTTGGCCTGGAAAATCTGGAAAAACTCAACAAACCGGTAAGTTTCGGCTATACCATCATCCATGGTCTGGCCGGTCAGCTGGGTGGTGAACTTGCTTTTTCTACTCCGCCGCAGGGCGGACTCCGAGTGGAAGTCAGATTCCCGGAAAGGCGCAGACCGGCTCAGGTATAA
- the ahcY gene encoding adenosylhomocysteinase, with product MSEVKEKKLPYKVADITLADYGRKEIDLAEAEMPGLMALREEFGRSKPLKGARIAGCLHMTIQTAVLIETLVELGARVQWSSCNIYSTQDHAAAAIAKAGIPVYAWKGMTEEEYNWCIEQTLIFDDGQPLDLILDDGGDLTNMVLDNYPELAQNLKGISEETTTGVLRLHDRIKAGTLPVPAINVNDSVTKSKFDNKYGCKESCVDAIRRATDVMLAGKVAVVAGYGDVGKGSAASLRGAGARVIVTEIDPICALQAAMDGFEVKKMADAVKEANIVVTATGNRDILSEEHFRGMKDKAIVGNIGHFDNEIDVAWLKANAEEINIKPQVDLYRFSDDREVILLSQGRLMNLGNATGHPSFVMSNSFTNQTLAQMALWQRPDDFEVGVHVLPKDLDEKVARLHLKKIGVELDELSDEQAEYIGVPKSGPFKTDAYRY from the coding sequence ATGAGTGAAGTAAAGGAGAAGAAACTGCCCTACAAAGTAGCAGACATCACACTGGCCGACTACGGCCGAAAAGAGATTGATCTGGCCGAGGCCGAGATGCCGGGTCTGATGGCCTTGCGCGAGGAATTTGGCCGAAGCAAGCCTCTCAAGGGTGCCCGCATTGCCGGTTGTCTGCACATGACCATCCAGACAGCGGTGCTTATCGAAACCCTCGTGGAGCTGGGTGCCAGGGTGCAATGGTCCTCATGCAATATCTACTCAACCCAGGATCATGCCGCGGCGGCAATTGCCAAAGCCGGCATCCCCGTTTACGCCTGGAAGGGAATGACCGAGGAGGAGTACAACTGGTGCATTGAACAGACCCTTATTTTTGATGACGGCCAGCCGCTGGATCTGATCCTGGACGACGGCGGAGACCTCACCAACATGGTACTGGACAACTATCCTGAGCTGGCCCAAAACCTGAAGGGTATCTCCGAAGAGACAACTACCGGAGTGCTGCGATTGCACGACCGCATCAAGGCCGGCACGCTTCCGGTTCCCGCGATCAACGTCAACGACTCCGTAACAAAGTCGAAGTTCGACAACAAATACGGTTGCAAGGAGTCCTGCGTGGATGCCATTCGCCGGGCTACCGATGTCATGCTTGCCGGCAAGGTGGCCGTAGTGGCCGGGTACGGTGATGTGGGCAAAGGCTCTGCGGCATCGCTGCGAGGTGCCGGCGCGCGGGTCATTGTCACCGAAATAGATCCGATCTGTGCACTTCAGGCGGCCATGGACGGTTTCGAGGTCAAGAAGATGGCTGATGCTGTTAAAGAAGCCAATATTGTGGTCACCGCCACCGGAAATCGCGATATTCTTTCGGAAGAGCATTTCCGGGGGATGAAGGACAAGGCGATCGTGGGCAACATTGGCCACTTCGACAACGAGATTGATGTCGCATGGCTGAAGGCCAATGCCGAGGAGATCAACATCAAGCCTCAGGTGGACCTGTACCGATTTTCCGATGACCGGGAAGTGATCCTGCTTTCCCAGGGCCGGCTGATGAACCTGGGTAATGCCACCGGACACCCTAGCTTTGTAATGAGCAACAGCTTTACCAATCAGACCCTGGCCCAGATGGCCTTGTGGCAGCGGCCGGATGATTTCGAGGTGGGCGTGCATGTGCTGCCGAAAGACCTCGACGAGAAGGTAGCCAGGCTGCACCTGAAAAAAATCGGCGTGGAGCTGGACGAACTCTCAGACGAACAGGCCGAATATATCGGAGTGCCGAAATCCGGCCCGTTCAAAACCGACGCCTACCGGTACTAG